The DNA segment CATGtcaattcttttgtgttcaacagaacaatttctaaagatttttttcatacttcggtagtcaatagtgaccaagaactgtttggttacaagcattcttccaaatatctttctctgtgttcatcagaacaaagacatttatatacatttggaaaaacatgagggtgagtaaatgacagaattatcatttttgggtgaactgttcctttgagTGTTATCATAAACCCTTAATAGACTCATAAACAGATTAAAATAGTCAGTTATGTCCGATTTAGAAAAAGGGGTCTGATTCTGAGCAAGACTATTACAGTTTACGAAGACTAAATCTATTAAAACACTTATGttaatagaaataaaacaatattggCCTAAATATCATATAATACCATATACTTGATGTattgctgaggcaacatttctcattttcatttagtttaagtcactacaattattaactgaaacTAAAACAAACGAAAAACATATACAGCAgtatcaaaaaataaatactaaaatgacaaaagcacaatgcaccacaatattttttgtgtttttgtacctTTTCTATACACCGGTTCAGTTCAGCTCTAAGCAGCTCCTTCTCTTTTCTGGATACAAAATCTTCTCGATCAAACAACTGGAACAACTGTATACAGTAAGCAAGAAATAGAAGAAAATGAATAGTATGAAAGTATCCAAATGCTGTGCAAACTCTAGCCATAttactatgacattttaatgctTCAAACCCTACCCCATTCTTCTCATTGGCTGGACTGTGGTCATGGGGACGCATCACTTCCTGGCTAGTATGTCGAGGCACATGATCTGCATTCAGTTGTAATAAAACATTCTCTTCATCAAGATGATGTTCTAGGCGGCGTGGCTCGGAGAGCTGAGGACAAAAGTGTGTTAGTGTGTACTTTGTTAGAtgaagaagatgaaaagaaacatttttggtAATAGAACAGACTCTCACCTGTCTCCTTAAAGCTTGAGCTGCTCTCTTCCCTTGCTTCATGTGCTGTAGTCTAGATAGAGATTTGACATTTGTCGTGTCATTTAATGACTCTTAAACATTTGGTCGGCAATAAGTGTTCGTCTTACCGCAGATTTTCCTGGTTCTCTCTAAGGTCCTCTTCCCTTACTGTTGAGATCCTGTGCCTCAGAATGAGGTTTTCTTTAGCCAGATGACAAACTTCACTcctaaacacagaaaacactgTAAAGCTATAGGGTTCAACCAGCTACAAAAACTGAAATGCACAGTTAAATGAAAAGTGATGACCGAATTTATGATTGAGGGTTCATAATCACACCAAGTCCAACACTTTTGACAAACAATGAATCACTATGAACTTAAGGACACGTATACAACCgctacacaacacaaaagacagATCTCATCACAAAACTGGAGTCAAGTTTGGATCCATTGGTAGGTTGTGAATATGTGAAGCATTATAAGGGTGGGTGGGGCTCTATCTGTACAAGGGGGCGGGGTCTGcagcacacactcacacatcatTAACTGTAACCAGTAGGGAGGAACAGGGATGAGTAGAGCAGGACACTGTGGAACATCACACAGTACCTCCGTTCTTGCATTTGTTTGTGGATCCTGAGAGATTTGCCCTGCAGATCAGCCAGCACTTGACGCAATCTGGAATTCTGCTTCTTCAGTATTTGCATATTGAAGAGTTCCTGATTTGCCATTGCACCAATCTTCTCCTTCACTTGAATATTGAGCTCCAAGAAAGAGTCATCTGAAGAATCTGAGAAGTCAGAATCCCACTGTTGAATCTCATCCTGTTTCTCGAGTTCCTTCAACAATTCATTCGGTTTACAATTATCTGCTCTCAGTCGAGTAGACTCCTCCAGGACAGACATCTGCTGCTTGTGGAAGTCCTGGACTATGTGCATCTTACCTTCCAGACTCTTGATTCTCCCCTCCGAGTCTCTGTTGGATTCAACCATCTGCAGCTCATAGCAATTCTTATGCTTGGTAAGTTCAAAATCTGTGTCTACGTGTGCATTTAGTTCACAAGGCTTAGGTGGTACTCTTTCCAGGTCTTGCAGTTCAGGATTCAGGAAACTGGTGAATTCTGCAGCTCTGCTGTACTGCATCACCATTTCTTGAAGATCCAAGATCTCCTGCATGCACATATTTTTCATATCAGAAACCAGTTCCATGTTAACTGACGTTGGAGCACAAACCTCTGTCAAAGCCTTAATTTGATTCTGAAGActtgcaatgctggcagcatCATCCGGGTCTGAAAATTCCTGGTGTCGCAAGCTCTCCTCTGCTAAGATATGAGTTTCTGAGGCATCAGGAATATTGACTGTCCACTCTTTATGCTTACCAATGGATGTGGTGCCCAAACTTTCTGTATTTTCTATGGCAGCACCACACATTTCTGTGCCATCTAATACAACAATGTCATCACATTCAGAACCTTGCAAATTACAAAATGTTGCCTTCTCAAACTCTACTGTGGTCTTGTCTGTAGTGTTCTCTAGCTTTGTAAGATCAGAGTCAGCAACCACACCATCAGCTTCATCTTGAGCCTTTGTGATATTGCTCTCTGCATTACTCGATGCAGCATCATTGTAAACATCAATCTCTTCAATTGATAGTCCTACAGCATGTTTAGGTTCATTCTTTTCCTTCTCTTCTGTAAGACTTCCTTTGTAACTATTAGCAGATTCTACATCAGCTGTGTCTTTATGGTCTGCACAAGCATCTGAAGTGGTAACTTCTTGTTTGTTGACACCAATCTCTGGATTAGCAACCTCATCCACTGTCTCTGCTTCATCATTACCCATAAAATCCTCTTCAGTACTGAATCTAACATTAATGTGCATTGTGTTTTCTGTGATACCACCACTGCTTTTCAAGTGTTCATTTATAAAAGACTCATTCTCATTGGATTCATCAACTGGTTCTTTGCTGGTTTCTTGAGTTGGGCCTTCAAGGTCTTCTTCGGTATCCGCAGAGATTTCTACAGCAGTCACTGTGCAAGGTTCTGCAAAAAGATCTTTGCAAGCCCCTTCAGTGGTTCCTCTCAACACCACCAACATTTCCTCCAACTGCACCACTTTCAATGCTAGAGtgtctttctctgcaagcagAGCCACCCTCTCCTCCTCCTTTGCCATCAGTAAGGAGATACTCTCCTTTAGTTTCTCCTCCAGCTCCAGACGTTCATTTCTTAAGTCCTCAGCTGCCTGACAGAGAAGCTCCTCACTCTCCTGGATTCTGATTTTTAGCTCCATGCTCTGATAGAGTCCTTCACCTCGCTTGCTCTCCAAAGCAGACAGACTCTTTTGTAGTTCCACCCTCTCTTGGATGAAGTCATCCACAGCCTGCTGCAGCATCGCCTCCAGCTCAGCGGCTTTGTGCTCGGCCAGTGCCAGCATGAGATCTTTGGCCTCCTTGCTCTCCTGCAGATGGTTGTGCAGCTCATTGAGTTGACAGCTAAGCGCGATTTCTTTGGACTGAGCGGCACTGATGAAACTCTCCAGCTCGGCCTGAAGCTGGACGTTCTTATCTGTCAGAGTTTTAATATCTTGGGCATGTGTGAGTTCAAGTTGCTGATGCTCCATTTTTAGCTGCTCCCTCTCAAGGTCTAGGACCTGCCTCAATAGCTTCTGCTGTTGCTCCCCCTCCTGGACGGCTGATTCTGACCCCTCCTCCCAGCGGGCACAGTCTGCAGCATGCTGTTGCTTTAAAGCTGCGGTCTCACTTTGATAATGTTGCTGCAGTTTACATACGTCCAGCTGAAAACACTCAGACACTGCCTCTTGGTCATCACAGAAACGGTCCTCCACCTCTTTCAGGCGTTGAGAGAATTGTGTCTCCAACTCTCTCCTGCACACGATCAATCAACAGCTTATACCATTGAAAGAAATACTCACCCACTTATatggcacatttaaaacaagtggagataaataatatgttttgttttattacattcTACATCTATTTTGAGGACATGCCTTGTGATACCCACTAAGGTATAAGGTAAGGTTAATCTATAATAATTttctatagacagtttcaacagaaacaataaacaaacgtGTGGTCgcaacttaacttccagtaaacctccgcaaagaatcaataactgttgagtagttttaatttaatccaATACAACtaatattaaattaacattaatataaatttaatatatattttttaatattataaccaaacacagccTGGAAGTTAGCTACGGGCCAGGCATGTGCatccaatgaaaccgtctagtcatttgtaaaaaaGCTGAAAAATGAACTATTTGCacttataaatattattttatgtaaaaaatcaaGTACTCTATTCGAATTAGGCTGAATGATTTGTGTTGAGATAAAGTAACATTGCTAAAGATTTCCAGTTCCCAGTATGCTTGGCATGGGACTGAATAATAGAgtgtaaatgtagaaataaaatgttagaCTGCAAAACATATATTTACGACTTCGGATTTTTGCCTTGTTTTGTCTAAAAATGCTTAGGTGATTTTGCttctgaataaaataatttaagatattaaatCTAGTTTTCTGAAGTCATCAGTCATCACAATGAAttgagtttatgcttaaaacaaacaaaaatatccaCTAATGAGGTAAGAAAACTAAACTTTGGTTACTTCTTTATAAAGTGCTTAATTCACCTTTCAAGTTGTTTTTCTTACCCATggttttaagcataaacctaAATAAAGCCAAAAATATGAATCAATGCAACTTTCATGAAGTAAAAATCAGCATAATAAAACTGAGTTTGACAAATGAAATTAAGCTAAACATACCATTAATTTATTCTAAACCACCTAAATTGTTCTGACCCAAATATACTCATTTCATTTGAACAAATGAATATGTGTAAAAACCTAACGGGACGATAGTGTGCAATGTGCATGCATGTTAGCGTGCTTACCTCTCCTGTGCAATATCTGTGCGTAGATTCTCCAGAAGGCTGccgagtctctctctctcctcaccgTGTTTGGCACTAAGCTCCAGCATGGCCTCTCTGTGCGTCTCCTCCATCCGGCTCTGTTCCTCTTTCAGCACCTTCTGCCACCTTCTCTCCTGCGCCTCTCTCTCTGcttgcactctctctctctcctgctccaAACAGGCGTGTAGCACCTCCTCATGCTGTTTCTCCAGCtgagccctctctctctcccaatGCTCCATCATCGTCCTCTCCGTCTCCTCCTGCTGTGCACGAAGGGATTCTCTTTCCTCCTCTAAACGCTGgaggagcacatcataatgttCCTTCTCTAACAAAGCATGTTCCTCATCCCATTTCTCCCTaaatctcctctctctctccctcctctccTCCAGCATAGCCTGCAATGTCACCTTACTGACCTCCTCTAATTCCTGTTTCTCCTGTTGCCATTTCTCCCTGAGCTTTCTCTCCTTCTCCTCCAACATGACCTGCAACGTCTCCTTACTACCCTTTTCTAACTCCAGCCTCTCCCTTTCCCATTCCTCCTTGAGCCTCCTTTCCAGCTCAACGCACTCTTGTTCTTTTCTCTGCTGTGTTTCCTCAAGATGTGTCCTTAACACCTCATCATGTCTCTTCTGCAAACACTCCCGTTCTTGTTCCCACTGTTCCGCGAGCCTCCCCTGCATTTTCTTTTCCTCTTGCAGTCTCTCTTTCTGCTCCTGCAGACATGTCTCTAGCATCTCCTGGTGCTTTAACTCCATCATCCCGATCTCATCGGCATGTCCTCGACTCTGCTCTTCACAAGCAGACCGTTTCTCCTCCAGAATTGCCAACTGTTCCTCCAGCTGGTCAGCACGGTTCCTGGCATCCTGCGCCTCCTGTGTGAACGAGCTGATCTCCTGCTGGTGGAGTGCATGGAGACCGGACAGCTCCTGCTCCAGCGTGTGCACTCTCTTCAACTGGGTTGCCATCTCCTCCCTCAAAACCTGCATCTCCTGATGATGCTGCAAGGAGAGACGACTCCTCTCTTCCTCAGCGCTGCGTTTTTCTTCATACACCTACAGAGTCGGTCAGAGAGCGtaacctttattttttaaacagtcCAGGGTCGTTTTTTACATTTGACACCTTTTTAACTTCTCACCATGGCTCTGAGGCTTTCCATCTCTCTCTGGTGTTGCTCCAGTAGCATCTCTGTCTCTAGACTCATGTTTAATATCTGCTGTTTTTGAGAATCTGTATgtacaaatacacaaacaacaaaactgttaaatactgtacatacacaaaTAAAGCATCAAAACAGTAAGTGTTTGTATTGCTGTTCTTATGTGCGTGCATGTTACCTGGGTCTGGGCTCGTGTTGGCCAGTTCTTCAGACAGACTTTGTCCTGGACGTGTTGAAGGGGGGTGGCCTAAAGTCTGATATTCCTTCAGCTGTGCTTCCAACTCATCGATGCGATCCTGCAAATCCTAcaaaatacacacatgcacacatgtacagtattttgttTGAGATTCAGGGAGACAAAAAAGAATGAAATGgagcacataaagacagatgtTGCCAACCCTGCACTGCTTCTCATAGTTCATGTGTAAGTGTCTTAGACGGTTCTCCTGCTGGTAGAACTCAGCACTGTCTGGATCCAGATCACCAAACTACACacaagaacatttaacaaatcCATCAGACTACAACAAACAGAATGTATTATACCGCAAGTGATTTAATGTATGGATTAATGCGTCTGTGCGCATGTTAGTACCCTCTCTTTCAAAACACCATCCAGGTTTTTTTGGAGTTTGTTTATCTGGTTTTCAGCCTCCACCAGTTTCTCCATGCTATCGATCAGCTCCGCCTCCAGACGGCCATTCTCCTACACAACACAAAATTGTCAgagtaaaatatacatttatgatACATCAGTGACTCATGGAATTACAGGAAAATTCATGCAAACAACTTTTTTTAGGTAGGCAACTACATACTGTGATGGAGTAAAACACTGAGAACAGAGTTGCCAAAAGTTACAAACCTAACCTATAAAATTGTCAAACTGAATAAAAAAGCAACATtcaatattacagtatatatatacagccgcgaaaaaaaattaagagaccattccaaattttcattcaatCAGGATTTCTAGAtgcattgtggccattccagtccagtgtctgttgaatttcaacaaaatcaaacctcaggagagacaaagtcatccaacagcaatgtgaaagactgacagcatgaaaagacacatgaaaactgtgctAAAAAGCaaagttatcacataaaaatattttgcagtatttgaggtctgaatatttaaatacagagcatcttttctattattttgacctgtttcttcagttttaattttttaatttttattcaaaatttggcagaaatattgttagtagtttacagaatgaaacaaacattttttttacctaaacacatacctataaatagtaaattcagaaaaactgaaaataattttgaaatagtaccttcattttttccgcagctgtatatgtAATTTAATATCTATAACATTATACAATATTCAGTGTGGAGTGCTAATTACTTTAATGGTGAGAGTTAGGTGCTCTCGTAGGAAGTTCTCTTCTTCCTTCATCTTGCTCATTTCGTTTTCCAGCTCTTCTCGCTGCTGATTGGCCTGCTGCTGCACAAGCTCCACCTCTTTACTCAGCTCAGCCCTCAGAGCATTCATACCGTCTTTATATTCTTGCTCCAACTTCCTGCACATAGGTACATGTATGATAAATATATTAGCTTACACACATGAACCATCAATGTCAAAAGCATTTTGTGTTGCACACATGCTGATTCAGGAAAAGGTTACATGACAGATGTGGGGAAGAAGTTGGAAAGGGTAGTTTAATATCCATAAGAGTTGAGGCATAAAGAGAAACAGCTGGCCAGATTAAAATCAAGGTGACAGgtcattataatattataaataaggGAGAAGGTGTAGCTGGTTAAAGGTGGAAGATTACCGGAGATTGAGCTCATTATTGCGCTCAATAGCAGCATGGTGGTCGTCCACTTCAGATGCCAGCTGAGATTTGAGCTTCTCTGCTTTGTCCAGATCCAAGCGAATCCTCTCCTTCTCACGTCTTTCCAGGTCAACACACTCACTTTCAAGAAAATGATTGTGACATTAGCAGCAAACCTTAGCTCAAAACAGTTCAATTGATGATCTAAAGGCAACCTACAGAGCATGGTAAACATTAAACTGGAATGTGACCTACAGTAAGGTAGGTGGAGAAAGGTGATGTAAAGTAAAAT comes from the Triplophysa rosa linkage group LG9, Trosa_1v2, whole genome shotgun sequence genome and includes:
- the nin gene encoding ninein, whose translation is MDGARDQYEERLKEVFESFDGSGSGSLCSEELTDLCRALQLEENTLNALLHALLHDQFSAWVDFEQFKDALILVLSRSNTEDPQECPEQPDSPEVQPRFVKGSKRYGRRTAPEFIHAHAESHRQAEDEDEKDEDAQTGDDRTVPRKRERWNADLSISEEFEAEGQLHLWNPDEPTTPIALPLCDLEERLHNACHQLSLPINGTATMQQLHMLCQHIGIELGEDLVQCSDGNSMDVQEFVSYIINHSKPPTPSASTPYRQLKRHHSTQFDESGRRISCALSSTIGLRLFSVLDDGSGHVPVETLLYRWMEEGVDNSAEILQALDFNSEDKVNLAELTVALENELLITKNSIHRAALVSFKAEIRHLLECVDLERREKERIRLDLDKAEKLKSQLASEVDDHHAAIERNNELNLRKLEQEYKDGMNALRAELSKEVELVQQQANQQREELENEMSKMKEEENFLREHLTLTIKENGRLEAELIDSMEKLVEAENQINKLQKNLDGVLKERFGDLDPDSAEFYQQENRLRHLHMNYEKQCRDLQDRIDELEAQLKEYQTLGHPPSTRPGQSLSEELANTSPDPDSQKQQILNMSLETEMLLEQHQREMESLRAMVYEEKRSAEEERSRLSLQHHQEMQVLREEMATQLKRVHTLEQELSGLHALHQQEISSFTQEAQDARNRADQLEEQLAILEEKRSACEEQSRGHADEIGMMELKHQEMLETCLQEQKERLQEEKKMQGRLAEQWEQERECLQKRHDEVLRTHLEETQQRKEQECVELERRLKEEWERERLELEKGSKETLQVMLEEKERKLREKWQQEKQELEEVSKVTLQAMLEERRERERRFREKWDEEHALLEKEHYDVLLQRLEEERESLRAQQEETERTMMEHWERERAQLEKQHEEVLHACLEQERERVQAEREAQERRWQKVLKEEQSRMEETHREAMLELSAKHGEERERLGSLLENLRTDIAQERRELETQFSQRLKEVEDRFCDDQEAVSECFQLDVCKLQQHYQSETAALKQQHAADCARWEEGSESAVQEGEQQQKLLRQVLDLEREQLKMEHQQLELTHAQDIKTLTDKNVQLQAELESFISAAQSKEIALSCQLNELHNHLQESKEAKDLMLALAEHKAAELEAMLQQAVDDFIQERVELQKSLSALESKRGEGLYQSMELKIRIQESEELLCQAAEDLRNERLELEEKLKESISLLMAKEEERVALLAEKDTLALKVVQLEEMLVVLRGTTEGACKDLFAEPCTVTAVEISADTEEDLEGPTQETSKEPVDESNENESFINEHLKSSGGITENTMHINVRFSTEEDFMGNDEAETVDEVANPEIGVNKQEVTTSDACADHKDTADVESANSYKGSLTEEKEKNEPKHAVGLSIEEIDVYNDAASSNAESNITKAQDEADGVVADSDLTKLENTTDKTTVEFEKATFCNLQGSECDDIVVLDGTEMCGAAIENTESLGTTSIGKHKEWTVNIPDASETHILAEESLRHQEFSDPDDAASIASLQNQIKALTEVCAPTSVNMELVSDMKNMCMQEILDLQEMVMQYSRAAEFTSFLNPELQDLERVPPKPCELNAHVDTDFELTKHKNCYELQMVESNRDSEGRIKSLEGKMHIVQDFHKQQMSVLEESTRLRADNCKPNELLKELEKQDEIQQWDSDFSDSSDDSFLELNIQVKEKIGAMANQELFNMQILKKQNSRLRQVLADLQGKSLRIHKQMQERRSEVCHLAKENLILRHRISTVREEDLRENQENLRLQHMKQGKRAAQALRRQLSEPRRLEHHLDEENVLLQLNADHVPRHTSQEVMRPHDHSPANEKNGLFQLFDREDFVSRKEKELLRAELNRCIEKGMSLESSLQTLTQQNAHLKSDLRITQQERDALKQEVISLHKQMQSANEKLLEVSVVSAGQQQGRRLWAELSGLMEAEHASLMDENQRLKRQMSEMNSELQRAREQICQLEALSLKLRALVKVADQEKSALKRELDALHSQLISTRNKTQRAAVLPSSPLQLPGEQRGQHHSDGPDFTMQDEREVALLHMEDRMREVEVTLRNLKLLLQEKVSQLKEQLTRNSEADVLIKDLYVENAQLLKALEKTEQRQKVAEKKNFLLEEKISSLNKIVRDLGPSPLTPTPYHFTRS